One window of the Chelonoidis abingdonii isolate Lonesome George chromosome 3, CheloAbing_2.0, whole genome shotgun sequence genome contains the following:
- the LOC116828704 gene encoding ectonucleotide pyrophosphatase/phosphodiesterase family member 5: MMALNCYWGVLAVCMMTLPTTLCFQQDQSRVLLLSFDGFRWDYIYKFPTPNFHYIMKNGAHVKQVTNVFITKTYPNHYTMVTGLYAESHGIVANEMYDPVLNRTFSLNSMNIYNSKFWEEACPIWVTNQMEGHRTGAAMWPGTDVKIHGVFPTHYMFYNESVSFKDRVDKLIDWFTLEEPINFGLLYWEQPDAMGHVLGPENPRMGAVISEIDDKLGYLVSELKKAKLWDTLNIIITSDHGMAQSSSERLIELDQYVARELYTMVDHSPVVAILPKEGKLDEVYEALVNGHPNMTVYKKEEIPNRLHYKHNSKIQPILAMADEGWEILQNKSDQLLLGNHGYDNVLPEMHPIFLAYGPAFRKNTTKEAMSLTDLYPLLCHLLGISSLPNNGSFSNVEDLLLMEVPRDQNPRYYAQESYAYFIGVFLGSILVVVFLLVFIKHITQSHLPSMQVQHTEISQPLLQG, encoded by the exons atgATGGCTTTGAATTGCTACTGGGGAGTCTTGGCAGTCTGTATGATGACTCTTCCAACCACACTTTGTTTCCAGCAGGACCAGTCCAGAGTGTTACTATTATCTTTTGATGGATTTCGATGGGATTACATTTATAAATTCCCAACACCTAACTTTCATTATATCATGAAGAATGGTGCTCATGTTAAACAGGTTACTAATGTGTTTATTACAAAAACTTATCCTAACCATTATACAATGGTGACGGGTCTCTATGCAGAGAGCCACGGCATAGTCGCTAATGAAATGTATGATCCTGTCCTGAACAGAACTTTCTCCCTGAACAGCATGAACATCTATAATTCAAAGTTCTGGGAAGAGGCCTGTCCAATATGGGTCACCAACCAAATGGAAGGACACAGAACCGGCGCTGCTATGTGGCCTGGAACAGATGTAAAAATACATGGAGTCTTTCCTACGCACTATATGTTTTACAACGAGTCTGTTTCATTCAAAGATCGAGTTGACAAACTTATTGATTGGTTTACCTTAGAAGAACCCATCAATTTTGGTCTTCTGTACTGGGAACAGCCTGATGCAATGGGGCATGTTTTGGGCCCAGAAAATCCACGTATGGGTGCAGTCATTAGTGAGATTGATGACAAGCTAGGATATCTTGTGTCAGAACTGAAGAAAGCAAAGTTGTGGGACACACTGAATATCATAATCACAAGTGACCATGGAATGGCACAATCTTCTTCAGAAAGGCTCATAGAGCTTGATCAGTACGTGGCTAGAGAGCTGTATACAATGGTTGACCATTCTCCCGTGGTAGCGATTTTACCAAAAGAAG GCAAACTTGATGAAGTGTATGAAGCCTTGGTCAATGGTCATCCCAACATGACTGTTTATAAAAAGGAGGAGATTCCAAATAGATTACACTACAAACACAACAGTAAAATTCAACCAATCTTAGCAATGGCTGATGAAGGATGGGAAATTTTACAAAACAAGTCTGATCAACTTCTCT tGGGTAATCATGGATACGACAACGTCCTACCAGAAATGCACCCAATCTTCTTGGCCTATGGTCCTGCCTTTAGAAAGAATACCACGAAAGAAGCCATGAGTCTCACAGATCTGTATCCCTTGTTATGCCATCTGCTTGGTATCAGTTCATTGCCAAACAACGGGTCATTCAGCAATGTGGAAGATTTGCTTCTTATGGAAGTTCCAAGAGACCAGAATCCGAGATATTATGCACAGGAGTCCTATGCCTACTTTATAGGAGTTTTTCTTGGTAGcattcttgttgttgtttttcttcttgtttttattaaacacatAACCCAGAGCCACCTACCTAGCATGCAGGTACAACACACTGAAATTTCCCAGCCGTTACTACAAGGGTAA